The Sabethes cyaneus chromosome 3, idSabCyanKW18_F2, whole genome shotgun sequence DNA window aataaattacaatatttttgttttttaattttttagtgctctgcatctttttaaaaaagaaaaaactatactctggtagtcataatggaaagctttatcgttccttctaaaaaaatcatctttttatcacaaattttaggacccaattgacggttaagttgaccgggcaaattaaaaaaaacaaaaaatctcaATACGTTTCCCCTTGCTCAGCAACTTCggcatatgcaacttatctctctccagtactctaaatagaccattttagttaaAACTGTCGAACCAGTTTTCTCTTCTACAATCTGGATGTTAAGAATTCGcccatatttgacatgttttcaaaacgatggttttcgtcaaatcaaaacaacaagttcatagggtgcgcaccttgcgcgtgtgtgaaaatgaatagagttaccaaatattcagattaaaatgAATTCGCTTGATCTGAatgaggtgtttttcatattagcgggggttgagtgtggtataatcaatatatatagcacagacaaacagacgagacactcgcgttaattccatcgtccaatcaaaaaccaccaaaatgaaacaatgttaaatttttacactcgaacaacaaacaatcatgaatgtatccatagtaactccgtcagggcgaactcgatgctcctccaatgcatgtcaaaagattgtgcccacttgtgctcaatatccgctattatcgctcgtggaaagctggataggttgaatctaagcaaaaacaaaaacacaaaaacgcTAAACACATATTGTTACAAAAGTGCTACACTGGTGAAGCTACTCCACAAAAACATTAACAACATTAAAATATCTCTCAGTGCATACTTTTGAAACGCATTCGCATTTTTCATTCTGCAGAATCCATCTTCCGTTGTCAAAAAACGCGTAAAACTACATCCGCAACAAAGCAAACGTCAAACTCTCTTTTCGTCCACATCTTTTGTGCGAGGACGTAGTGTCGCGAAGAAATTTCGATAAATTTCGATTTGAAGTGCCGTATATCGTAATTCCGTAACCATGGCGGACACCACCGATGCCGAGGGCGTTAAGAAGAAGCGCGCGTTCCGTAAATTCACCTACCGAGGTGTGGATCTGGACCAGCTTCTGGACATGAAGCACGATCTGCTGATGGAGCTCATGCATAGCCGTGCTAAGCGACGTTTCAAGCGCGGTCTGCGTCGTAAGCCGCTGGCTCTGATCAAGAAGCTCCGCAAGGCCAAGAAGAATGCTCCCCCGAATGAGAAGCCCGCAATCGTGAAAACCCATCTGCGCAACATGATCATCGTTCCGGAGATGGTCGGTTCCATCGTTGGTATTTACAACGGCAAAACATTCAACCAGGCGGAAATCAAACCGGAGATGATTGGTCACTACCTTGGAGAGTTTTCGCTTACATACAAGCCTGTTAAGCACGGTCGGCCCGGTATCGGTGCTACCCACAGCTCCCGTTTCATTCCACTGAAGTAAAGGGTAGCTACAAGTTTATCTTTAAGTAAAATTCGAGTGATGCGAATTTAAAATACATACTGATTACAAACAGAAGTGGAATTTACTAATTGTGACTTATTTAATTTACCAAAACACCTTTATTTTTTCGCCTTAGAAGTTTTATTGTTTACACAAAAATAGAGGAGATTTACTTGCAGCAGCAGAATCTACAACAGACGTGTGTTTCCAATTGTGCCTCGTTAATATGTTTTCGATTTGAAGTCTTCCGTTGTGGTGCCCACGGCATTCTTTCTTCCGGTACCACCTTGTTTGGTTTGTATGCTCGTCTTGTGCAAGCACTGCATCGTATTGGACGATTATTTGCAGATTCGGTTGAATCTCCTAAATCGTCCAATGATCTCGATGACAAAGATCGTCGGCGATTGTGGTCCAACTCGGCACCGGTTGTTTTCGGACGAATAGGGTAGATATACTCTCGGCTCAAAAAGCTACGTTTGAGTTAAATTCATGTGGTGACCATTTAATTAGTTGGTTGATGAATGGCAATGAACTTACTTTGGTCTGGCATGGGTCCATATATTATCCAACCGCTTCTTACTCATTATGGCTCCAAGTCGCTGCAGTAGACGAATGTTGTCCCGTTCAATTTTCTCCGTTCGCTCGCGttctttttgcaattttttcaacttttgcgTGATGTGGGCTCGTTCTGCTGGAGGGTGAAAATCAATTGCCGGAGCAGCGGTTTCCACCTTAACGCGGTGATTGTAGTATCGTTGCATTTGCCACGGGCGGATTAACAATTTCTCCTTTTTGGTTAACATTTCTTTGCCTTGTTAATTAGTCCAAATCAATATATAAAAGAACAGTGTCACGGAAAGGCCAAGGTTTTCGCTTGAAATTAGAACCAGTAAATAATATTTGATAGTTTCCAAGGATACCCATACCGGATGTTGAAATGCGTAACCATGTAAAAGTACATTCACACAGGTAAACATTTTTACTATTGAATGTTGAGACTACGCCGCCGATTCCATTCCGCCTATTTGTTTAATTCTATCGAAAGACTTTTTCTTTTTAAGGATAAACCACGCAGATGCGACTGGAtagttgattttctattttcagcTAACAACCAGGTGGATAGggcattttaaatttttacccTTGGCTTTGTGTCCCATACTGAAGTTCTTTCAAAAGGTTGaacattaaattaaaaaatatttttacttcCCTTTATACATTTATTCCACAATAATCTTACATTGGACAATTATGTGCCCAGCGTGGAAAAGGTATTACATCTCTAACATTGTGCACGTGCAAAATCCAAGACAGATACCGTTCTAGGCCAAGTCCAAATCCACCCGTGGGGACAGAGCCGAATTTGCGCAGATCCAGGTACCATCCCAAGGCGTCATggtccggtagtttctcctttaGACGATTGTAATCGTTCTCACGAAGACTTCCGCCGACTAATTCACCCACATGAGGAACGAGAAAGTCTAAACCATCGACAAGGCTCGAATCGTTCGGGTATTCTCGCATGTAGAACGACTTAATCTCTTTTGGCCACCTCTCAACGAACACGGGACTTTGGTGGTAGTCAACCAGAAAAAGCTCTTGTTCTTTATTAATCCCGCTTTCTGCTTGCACAGCTCCTTTTAGTTTTCCTTGATTAGTCTTGAGGATATCAATTGCTTCTCTATAGGTTATGCGCGGGAAAGGTTTTTCCAACCATGCAAAATCTTTCTCAAGACTTGACTGGGTAGTTAATTTCCTTACGAGATCGATGTCTGGCGAAACAGAGTTCAATAGTGACCGTGTAACCGTTTTGACTAACGACTCGATTCTGTTCATCAGGGCTTCTGTCGTATCCATAAATGCCTCCTCTAGTTCCAACATATAGAACTCACTCAAGTGAATGGGAGATTTACAATTCTCTGCCCGGAATGTAGGACCAAAGCTGTAGACTTTGCTTAGTGCATGGCAAATTGCTTCCAAATGTAGCTGACCTGACACAGTTAAGAAAGCCGGGCCATTAAAATAGCTGTCCTCGAGCGGTGAATTGTTTTTAGATACTTGCCGCGTTAACTGCTCGCTAGCTGGTTTCACTTTGAAAGCTTCTCCAGCTCCCTCGCAGTCGTTGGAGGTAATGACCGGGGCGTGTACTTGAATGAAACCTTCCTGATCTAGAAACTGATTGATACAATGTATGGCACGGTGGCGCACACGTAGAGTGGAACTTATCGCAGCGGTTCGCGCTCGAAGGTGGAGATGATTTCTAATATATTCTGGAGGATAAGCTTTTTTCGGGTAGAAAGGATAACCGTCCGAAAGTGTACAGCCCCCTAGCTCTTGTAGAGTGTCCACATTCAGCTCTAACTGGTCCTTTGGCGTCTGTTTAAGTGTGCCTTTTACATCCACTGATGAACCATAAGCCGTCTCGCCTAGCTTAAGTTTACTAACGACTAACTGGAGATTGCTTGGACTCGTTCCGTCATTAACATCCAGAAAaacattttctttcgttttacgAACAGCTTTAACCCAGCCCTAAAAATATACACATAATTTATTCAATGTTTATTATAAAATGACCAGAACTTACTTGTATTTGGACTTTATCGCTTTCATTATATTTACCACTTTCTACATCCAGAATTCTCGCAACATGATAAACACTCCGCTTAGCAATAGTGTTCGATTTTGAATATAAGCTGCCATACAGATGCTTCAACATCTTATTATGTCTTTTTGTTACATAAAAACTAAACAATTATGCTTAAATGTTTCGCTATTATCGTCAgcaatatttaaagttttttaggGATAATGGCAATACTACGAACGATAATGAAGTAAACTTGAAAATAAGGAACACCTTCTTCGAAGTCAACATGCGTATTTGTCAAAATGACATCCGTCacatgcaaattgcaagaaaacagaaaaaaactaaaatcgcACGCCACAGGAATATTACAATATTAGTTTTCTTTGCATTTATTTAAGAAATTTGATCTAATTTACTTAAAATGTATCACATATTGAAGCGCAGCATCAGTACGACCGCAGCGAGTTTTGGTAAgcacaattttcgaaaattcctgCTCTACAACAAGCGCGGTACACGAATCTTCAAAAAGCTTCGTGCCGCTAATCCGGAGCTATACCCAGACATGCCGATCGACAAGCGAGGAGTTCGGGACACGGGCGTCACGCACGACGGCAAGTATGTTGAAATCGCGGAAAAGATCCCGGAGATCATTGTACCCAACTTGGAGGGGTGCAAGTTTAAGCCGTACGTGTCCTACCGGGCACCGGATGTGGTGCAGTCTGAATTCACCAGCCAAGATCTATTCAACGCTGTGTACGCACAAAAAGTGATCGACGATTTTAAAGAGAGCAAGCTGAATGAGGATGGCTCTCCCAAGGAACCATCCGAAGAAGAATTGTTAAATTCGGACGAGGCCTGGAACAGAGCGCGGAAGACGGGATCGGATATATTTTAGTTGCACAGTCACAATAAATTTGTAGTAGTACCATCGAATAAAActttattaaaatattgaaaaatgacGTATTGTTGAAACGGCACCTTTTATGCATTTTGTCGCATAGCTAGTAACTTACGCACCCATTGAGACATCCGTTCATCGTCGTTTCCAAAGAACTAGAAATAACAATCAAAAAGTTTTAAAGTCATTTACAATCACACTAATTGattcacacacaaaaaaacttaCATTCGGATGAAACAATGGATCTGCTGCTTGCTCTTCCTCAGTTTTGGGTACCTTGATGGTTTGGGCAGCCAAATCAATTACAATGTTTCCTCCCACCTGACCGGCGTTTGGCTTCTTGGATGACACGAAGGCTTGCGGAACGAACTCGTCTGCGTCCAGTTTCTCCAGGATTGATGCCTTATCCGGTTCGATGTCACGAACTTCCGCCAACGATTTAAATACGAACTCTTCATCGGGCTTGTCCGTAGACTTTTTCGATCCCGAAGTGCTTGTGTTGCTGGATGAATTAGAGCTGCTACtattgctactgctactgctgctgctggaacTACTCGAACTGGTCCGTTTACGAGAGTACTTCTCTCGTGTGTCTGTATGCTTCCTATCCTCGTCACGCCTTTCGCGGTTGCGGTCCTTGGAACGACTTCTACGTCGATAGTCAGATCCAGAGCTGGTATACTTTTTCTTTTGATCTCTATGATGGTGATGGCGAGAAGATGGCTGAGCACTGCTTCTAGCTGAGGATGCTGATGAAGTACCCACAGAGCGTGATTTTGAAGACCGTTCCTCAGAGCGGCGGTAACGGGAATTGTAATCGTTTCGGCCAGAATACTTATCCCGATCGCGGGATTTGGAACGGGACCTTCGGCGTGAATGCTTTTGCGAACGCATTGGAGAACGGGAATAAGCGCGAGGCATGCTCGTTTATAATTACTTTACTTGTGAATAACTACAAATACAGAAACTAAAGCAGTTTTACTAAAACAATTTGCTattttggtttgttttttttttgttttttacaccAACCACGGTTGACTAATGTATAGTTAAGGTGGTCGTGGTCAAAAGATGCCATAATTTGTACACTTTACCAGCAAAGTACCCAACGCCAGCataaaaatcacgtaaaaatcTACACTGAGGCTGTGAACCGagactgaagcctcattccatcgtcaatgaAAACCATCATTTCTATAATTTttgcttaagccaagactcaaacaacagtcgctgcgcgagaacgccgctcgcctgctctggcgctgttgtcagataatacaATAGTCAGataatttatagcattgctaaatttatagcaaccttctctgcgtatccagctttttacgcgctatccagttttttacgcgctataatggcggacgctataaattgtgttcgtaatattcgaacaatctttttgacaactctgcatctagagtgactatatacagagtggcgccaagtcatcccaaatgtatgcaatgcggtttatcctaggtttttctttctctttcctgcatacgcgttggataggttgtctgctcgattggaatgacactgacagataattgggtcctaaaatttgtgataaaaagatgatttttttagaaggaacgataaagcttcccattatgactaccagagtatagttttttcttttttaaaaagatgcagagcactaaaaaattaaaaaacaaaaatattgtaatttattctcccttgacattagatcttccttgacataacgaaaataacacgtttctggcaacaatgataactttttctcactggcaactctggtttgacattagagcagctgatcgttttgacagttacagcttcgcagttgtctcttg harbors:
- the LOC128742690 gene encoding 39S ribosomal protein L41, mitochondrial, which produces MYHILKRSISTTAASFGKHNFRKFLLYNKRGTRIFKKLRAANPELYPDMPIDKRGVRDTGVTHDGKYVEIAEKIPEIIVPNLEGCKFKPYVSYRAPDVVQSEFTSQDLFNAVYAQKVIDDFKESKLNEDGSPKEPSEEELLNSDEAWNRARKTGSDIF
- the LOC128742689 gene encoding uncharacterized protein LOC128742689 — translated: MPRAYSRSPMRSQKHSRRRSRSKSRDRDKYSGRNDYNSRYRRSEERSSKSRSVGTSSASSARSSAQPSSRHHHHRDQKKKYTSSGSDYRRRSRSKDRNRERRDEDRKHTDTREKYSRKRTSSSSSSSSSSSSNSSSSNSSSNTSTSGSKKSTDKPDEEFVFKSLAEVRDIEPDKASILEKLDADEFVPQAFVSSKKPNAGQVGGNIVIDLAAQTIKVPKTEEEQAADPLFHPNFFGNDDERMSQWVRKLLAMRQNA
- the LOC128744037 gene encoding uncharacterized protein LOC128744037, producing MLTKKEKLLIRPWQMQRYYNHRVKVETAAPAIDFHPPAERAHITQKLKKLQKERERTEKIERDNIRLLQRLGAIMSKKRLDNIWTHARPNFLSREYIYPIRPKTTGAELDHNRRRSLSSRSLDDLGDSTESANNRPIRCSACTRRAYKPNKVVPEERMPWAPQRKTSNRKHINEAQLETHVCCRFCCCK
- the LOC128743237 gene encoding probable asparagine--tRNA ligase, mitochondrial, producing the protein MLKHLYGSLYSKSNTIAKRSVYHVARILDVESGKYNESDKVQIQGWVKAVRKTKENVFLDVNDGTSPSNLQLVVSKLKLGETAYGSSVDVKGTLKQTPKDQLELNVDTLQELGGCTLSDGYPFYPKKAYPPEYIRNHLHLRARTAAISSTLRVRHRAIHCINQFLDQEGFIQVHAPVITSNDCEGAGEAFKVKPASEQLTRQVSKNNSPLEDSYFNGPAFLTVSGQLHLEAICHALSKVYSFGPTFRAENCKSPIHLSEFYMLELEEAFMDTTEALMNRIESLVKTVTRSLLNSVSPDIDLVRKLTTQSSLEKDFAWLEKPFPRITYREAIDILKTNQGKLKGAVQAESGINKEQELFLVDYHQSPVFVERWPKEIKSFYMREYPNDSSLVDGLDFLVPHVGELVGGSLRENDYNRLKEKLPDHDALGWYLDLRKFGSVPTGGFGLGLERYLSWILHVHNVRDVIPFPRWAHNCPM
- the LOC128742282 gene encoding uncharacterized protein LOC128742282, whose translation is MADTTDAEGVKKKRAFRKFTYRGVDLDQLLDMKHDLLMELMHSRAKRRFKRGLRRKPLALIKKLRKAKKNAPPNEKPAIVKTHLRNMIIVPEMVGSIVGIYNGKTFNQAEIKPEMIGHYLGEFSLTYKPVKHGRPGIGATHSSRFIPLK